The genomic stretch AACCTACTAGTATAACTTCCATTAGTCCACTTTgctaattaatgtatttaatttgaatactgAATTCATTAGatacttttttttgttgtagTCATCAAGTGTGAAGTTGATTTCGTAGAAAATATTCTCAGTAAATTTCTTAAGTTAACAGTATACTATCTCGATTAGATCTCgatagtttaataaaattccctttactaatatcattatttaaaatatatcagtTTAATAGGACTCAGTAACATCTGTTATTTCAAATAGATAGTTGAGATTATGATTTATGGATTCTCTCTAGTTGCGATGCGTGGAGACTTCTCAGAAAGAGACGTTTACTaagctaatattattattgaacgataataattacatagcGACTGCTTGATTATTACTACTCCGGAATATAAATGATATCTGATTTTCAACTTTTCCATGTAATTATTAGTTATCTGCtctgtatttttgtttgacaAACAAGTGGGTGTTTCGTAATGTTCAATTTGATTTCTGAAATACTTTACCTGTCTTACATAAACATAaagtctatattatttatctatatatagtctttatctaattttaaattatattaaataattaaatttttaaatatgaattgtaATACCTATAGCTTTAGATAACTGTAAACTGTATcgcattgtaataataattttacacattttgTTGGGTTGCGATCTGCTCCTGAAATTAATGTAACGCCTATAGGCCCAACAACTAACGATATCGTGATCTGTTAtgtgtattcaattttaaataaataaataaatttctacgAGTCCCGTTGTTGAACAATCTAACATGAATTATATCTAATTTAATGGGAATTGTAATATATGTAACAACATGTAGGCTTTTATAatcaacaataataatataatatcatactaataatcaataataaagCGAAATACAAACGTAGGTATTCATCACGAGCACAAAATATACAGCATGTTATTTGAGACATTCACTTTACGTGCACTATTTCGTGTATCCAATAAAGTTGGTGATACAGTGTCGGTGATTGCAATACGGTACATAATCGGGCTATGGAGGGACGCTGAGGCAAATTTACCAACGACCTCTTGGCACACATCCAAGTCGTCAGTGAACCGGTGCGGCCCATGTAAAACAGCTTTACTAAAACtggatgatttttttttattcctttaaTCTCTGGAGCAGTTTATGACGTCAAGGTTGGAGAAAATGTTGCCTCACTGGTTCGAGTACACACAGATATGGATAGGACTTTGTTCTTGcggtgtttatttataatatgtatatgattCCTCCACATTGTGTTTCCAGGattctattttaatataacgtTTAACGAGGTCTGTGTCTATTCATGTACCCTACACCGTTTccaggaaaaaaatatttaagtaaattgAATAATTCGCAACATGTTTTAACACTGAAATCTATTTTgaggataaaatatataaactgcatatctataatataaaaatgaatcccaaaatgtgttggtaagcgcataacttgagaacgtcTTAACcgatattgttaattctttttttataatattccttgaagttcgaggatggttcttatgtagagaaaacgtgaatatgtaccacgggcgggtcaggagtggctgagttggtgaggcatccgccccggaatggcgcgaaaggatgcgggttcgagtcccgcctcgtgatcgaattttttctattctttataaatttatatttataaagcatttgaatgccataaaaccaaaaatataaattctataaaCTGCATTGTCTCTATTTTGAGTTAATGTCAGcggataataatttatgcaaaatattttattcatgtcATGTTTTAAATCTTTGTGATACGAGAATGAGTTAacttaatatacatttacatTGATTCTTTCGTTTTATCACATAAtctattgtaatttgtaagaaTTTATTCAATCAGAGTAtatttctgaaataaatagaaaacttAGCAACAGTTGCATTAGCTGTATTTGTGGAATTACTTAGTCTGTGTTAGTACACACGGCAATTTACCCAAATAATGATCGAGTGATAGTTGACTAACGATCTGGCTAGCTTATAGCTGGATATCTACATGTTGGGCTGATATATTGCCGGAAATTAAAGCCTTTGATGTGTCCGGTCAGGTACCCATCCGCTCATATTATAGTATCCTTCGTAAGAACGGGAAGATTATTAAACTTCGTCTTATATTTTGGTTATTTAGATTAGACAAACCATGGGgggttaatttataaatttaaactattaaaacatAGATTTTGACTTTAGAGTGTCatctattatataaaaataaatccggttttccttcctgacgctataactccagaatgcacgaaccgatttccacggttttgcatttGTTGGAAAagtctcgggctccgtgaggtttatgGCAAAGAAAAGATGTCTCTGGTcgcgaaacggagttcgcccggtttactagtcatattttatttgttttaattctgCGGGTAATTATTCTAACTACTTAAATCGgattatattcattttataaaattattaattaactaccATAGTTAGTGAATGAATaagattataaatacaaaagctAAATGAAAACCAAACGGAATAAAATTGAATGTGTACAACTTTTAGCCTAATAAGTTTGCGGCCGCTGTGGCGGGTTCCAGCCAGGCTCTCTATTTGATTGTCGGATTGACATATTTTGATTGCTGAATATGAATTCAAAATCCGGTATCAATTGTATTTTTCCTACACGTGTTCTTTCTATCTTGTTATCTGAGACTAGACGGATTAAattgattgatttattttactttatctgTATGAATTTCTCTTGTAGGTTTGTTTCTAGTTATggtagtttttttatagatacagGAGACTATTGAGTTTTGTATGTCGTTAGATTATGTTTACTTTCCTAATGTTTAAATTCTCTCTGTAGGTATTATAGCTACAGAATACAATCTTCCAAGGTTATTCGAAATGCACGGTGCTTATAACAGTTACCTGCACGGAGCACGTGACACATTGCTCGTTGTTTCATTATCTGGAGTTAACGAAATAACTAAACCAACCCATTACGCTGTGATGAAGTCGTCTCCATATAGGGAGTGGTTTCCGTGTATATTCACGGTATTGGATTCCGGCCAACTAACATTACTTATCCGGACAAATTCCCGGTTAAGTATGACTTGGTTAGCACCTGTCGCTAAATTAGCTTTACGTAACCATTACACGAAAACCTCCAGCTAATTTGCGGATAACTGAGATGAAGATTGAAAATGCAATTAAGTACATTATGCTTTTGTGAAAGTGTAATACAGATGCGAAAAGTACTTGATGATGTTGTGCTTGCTAATTTACGCAGGTGATAGTTGCCACTATGCGGCAGAAAGAAAGTACCTAATCTTATTTCAGAAACGAAAGTATCCATAAGTGCTCTAAGCAACAAGCAAGCATTAAAGCTATAATCTGTTAGATAAGCAGAAGAACGTTACGTCTACCTTATTTTGCAGATATAATGTTGTCGAAAGGAAGTGTTAAACTGTGATCATAACGCAATCATTATCATTAAGCTTAAACGTTAATCTTAACCGCTATTACTGATTTTAACCGCATAGTCACCACGGCCTCAGCTCTCCTAGTTGATCGAATGTGCCACGCACAATAATTGTCCCATTAACCTTTGGCTGTTCGGGCTTAATATCAACCGGCCGATAATGCAactgaattattaatatcCCAATTTAAATACGTCATTTAGTTAGTGGTTGGCGATGAAAGAAATGATCCCCATTGGAAAATAGATTTATTGCCCGTCACACGGTGTCAACTCAACACTTTTATAAGCCTGGAAATACTATTTGTATATTTGGTCTAATACATGTTAATACAGttgaattttgtatacgattattttttgtattattaattatactgagactattaatttttattaagaactcagctatattttatgtactaCAGGGTCCGCCAtctaacttttttttttttcaactagTGCTTATTTCGTGAATGGCAACACTTAGCTCATGCCTAATTTGACAGATAATTAGTTTTATCCTTCCGCTGAACGAATATGGTTGTGTATACGCTTGAACAACGCTGGGAAATATTGCGACATTACTTTGAAAATCATGGTAATGTTGCAGAATGTGTGCGAAAATTGCGTACGGATTTTGGAAGAAATGAAGCACCGTCAGCTCCGTATGTTCGTTACCTTGTGAAAAAAGTGAAAGAAACTGGCATCCTCATCGATAAACCAACGCGTGAAAAGCCAAAAACAGTGCGTACACCCGAGAATATTGCTGCTGTGGCCGATAGTGTGCGTGAAACGCCATCAACATCAGTTCACCGTCGTTCTCAACAATTAGACATTTCGGAGACATCATTGAGACGAATTTTGCGTAAAGACCTTGGTATGACGCCGTACAAAATCCAATTGGTTCAGGAGTTGAAGCCAACTGACCATCCAATGCGTTTTCGCTTCGCTAAGTGGGCCTGCGATCGACTTGCAGAAGATGCGGATTTTGCCAAAAAAATCATCTTTTCAGATGAAGCTCATTTCAAACTTGGCGGGTATGTAAACAAGCAGAATTGTCGCATTTGGGGCACAGAAAACCCGCACGCATTCATTGAAAAGCCGGTGCACCCAAAACGAGTCACTGTTTGGTGCGGATTTTGGTCCAGAGGCATAATTGGGCCATTTTTCTTCGAAAATGAGCAAGGTGGCGCCGTTACAGTCAATGGCGATCGTTATCGGGCCATGTTGAACGAGTTTTTGTTCACAGAAATTGAAGAGGAGGATATAGGCAACATTTGGTTTCAACAGGACGGCGCAACGTGCCACACAGCCGACGCTACACTTGATGTTTTGCGCCCTGTTTTTGAAAATCGCATTATCAGCCGCAGAGCTGATGTCGTTTGGCCACCTCGGAGCTGCGATTTGACACCGTTGGACTATTATTTGTGGGGTGCCGTCAAAGATAAGTGTTACGCCGACAAGCCAGAGACAATTGACGCTTTAAAGGACAATATTCGTGAAGCCATTGGTGAAATACAGCTGCACACAATCGATAATGTACTCAAAAATTGGACCGATCGTGTAGGCTACTGCATGGCCAGCCGAGGCAGCcatttgaatgaaattatatTCCATCATTAACCGGAAGGATTgtactttcaaataaaaaaagaaatttgaaaaaatatttagtagtttttttttaatagcatttttaaaaaaaaaatgttatttggcGGACCCGTTAGGTACTTGAAAACACATATAatttctactaatattataaatgtgaaagtaactcgaTCATATTTGGAGTTTCGTACATAAATAGTGTCTGACCTGATAAAGTACATGCTttgtcccggaaatcccacgagaacggAGGAttacgcgagcgaagccgcggaacAAATGCTAgactatactaatatactaataatattataaagaggaaaggtttgtttgtatgtatggtttttacgcataaactacagtaccgattataataaaatttagcacacatatagagggtaatttggattaacacataggataggttttatcccggaaatcccacggaaacgggaactatgcgggttttcctttgaaacgcgggcgaagacgcgggcggaaatctagtaattatatagatatgaTTACGACACCAagattaattacatttaacgATCCAGAAGCATTACTACATGAgtgctaataaaaatatgatttagtACTCATATTGCATTTCTATTGAAGTATCGGTATTTAGTAGGTCCATGAAATGCATAAATGGCGACACTTCTGCATCGGCAGGAGCGGCAATAAATCGAGAATGCATTGGTATTTAAGTATCGTTGGAAATGTTAACTTTGAATGGGTATTCAAAATCCTACAATCGAATTATTATGGAATGCCTTATTCATTTGATTTTCCCCTTTCATTTGAATTATTGCGGCCGTGATTGTAAATTGGACAAGAATTCATTATTACCAAGTAACATTGTTTTCTATTATGTTTAAGGACAAATTTATGCATCAATTTTGCTTCTGTTAGGAGTTTAATTTTGGACGATGAGGTCTTATTCGTCTTATTTCTTATGATTCAAAGAATAGGAGCCATTAGTCTAATTAAACCCTGTTCGAAACTTTCATTTCTAcgtcaaataaacaaaaatattaaggaGACGAAAatagaattataattttctttttatcgtTGACTATTGagatttttgcaaaaaataagcacaaacaaaatttactttattaaaaaacatgtAACTAACACTTAAAAAGGtactaaaatatatgttaCAAGATAATGCACAATATTCACAAGAACGATGAATCAAGTGGAAAAACAGCGTATCAGTACTTGGGGGTGTAATTAtgttgtgttttaataaataaatacacaggAATAGCTGGTAGTTTACAGTCTACCGGAACAGCCTAAGGCTGGCGGTTGGCCAGACATAATGGCCCCACTTGGTTGTGTACGATTATTTCAAAGAGATAAATTTTACGCTACTTCTGCGTGTAAGCGAAGAGTTACTGTGCAATGGTCTTGGAATATTTAAAAGCTCAAGAACAATCGTTTGTTTAGGGGACGAAGAAATAATGTTAATGACCCTCCGAAtgatataaagtaaattaaggttctagaaaaatgaaaataaataaatgcaccCAAACTCTACAGTTCCTctagtttaattaatattgatgaATACTTTACTAAAGCCACGTGCATTTGTTAAATAGCACCCTAATTGGTACACTAT from Colias croceus chromosome 16, ilColCroc2.1 encodes the following:
- the LOC123698534 gene encoding uncharacterized protein LOC123698534, with product MSKVAPLQSMVTEIEEEDIGNIWFQQDGATCHTADATLDVLRPVFENRIISRRADVVWPPRSCDLTPLDYYLWGAVKDKCYADKPETIDALKDNIREAIGEIQLHTIDNVLKNWTDRVGYCMASRGSHLNEIIFHH